ACAGGCGTATGCGTGGTGAACACGCATTGTTTCCGCACATTCTCCACGAGCGCGCCGGCCCCGGCCCTGGGGTTCTGCTGCTTTGCCCGCTCCAAGAGCTCAATGGTCAAAAGGCTTGCGTGGCCCTCATTCATATGATGATGCCGGATATCCTGAAAACCCAAGGCCTGCAGCATACGCACGCCGCCGATCCCCAAGACCATCTCCTGGCAAAAACGGTAAGCGTCATCCCCTCCATAAAGACTGCTGGTGATATGGCGGTCATCCGGATGATTTTCTTCGAGGTTGGAGTCCAAGAGGAATACGGGGACACAAAAACCGTCCACGCCAAAGACATCATATTTCCATGCACGGAGGTGGACTTCGCGCCCGCCGATCGTAAGAGCCGTGGTCTGGGGAACCTTCTGCAAAAAGTCATCGACCGACCACTGCACAGGCTCTTCAATCTGGTTACCCTGCTCGTCGAGTTTTTGGTAGAAATATCCTTGATCGTAAAGTAGGGTAACGCCGACCATAGGCACGGACAAGTCAGCCGCCGAACGAATCGTATCGCCGGCCAGAACTCCCAGGCCCCCGCTATAGGTGGGAATGTCTTGTTGCAAACCGATTTCCATGGAAAAATACGCAACTGTGCGTTCAACTGGCATGTGAGCTTGCCCCCTCAACTAACAAACCGACGCCTCCAGCGCACTCCTGAGATCAGGGTAACGAAAATTATACCCCAACTCCAGCGCCACTGCAGGCTTTACCTTCTGGCTGTTCAAAATAATGTCGGAAAACTGTCCCAGGCCCAGTTTGAGCAGAAGACCCGGTATAGGCAACCAGGAGGGTCTCTTGAGCACTTGCCCCAGAGTGGAACAAAATTCTTTCATACTGCAGGGATTGGGAGAGGTCGCATTGATGGGCCCCTTGAAGTGCTCGTGCCGGGCACAGAACTCGATCAGCCCTGTCACATCCTCCAAATGCACCCAGGAAAGCCACTGCCTGCCTGAACCGGGAACCCCGCCCATAAAAAACCGGAAAGGCGGCACCATTTTTTCAAGCATTCCTCCCTCAGGTCCGAGCACAGCCCCCAGCCGGAGCATCACGACGCGCACCCCCAGACTCTCGGCCTCAAGAGCGGCATTCTCCCATTCCCGGCTCAGCTCCGACAAGAACCCTTTGCCGGGAACCGAGCCTTCATTGAGTTCTTCATCCCGGCGGTGGCCGTAGTAGCCCACTGCAGAGGCATTGATCAGAAGAGAAGGTCTT
Above is a genomic segment from Candidatus Omnitrophota bacterium containing:
- a CDS encoding TIGR01777 family oxidoreductase, producing the protein MRFLITGGTGFIGKALCRRLVDHGHQLLVLTRQEGQYTEGANPRFLCWDPGGPGEWQSLVERTDVIVHLAGEPVAGGRWTAKRKTALSASRINSTRALVSAMAKANPRPSLLINASAVGYYGHRRDEELNEGSVPGKGFLSELSREWENAALEAESLGVRVVMLRLGAVLGPEGGMLEKMVPPFRFFMGGVPGSGRQWLSWVHLEDVTGLIEFCARHEHFKGPINATSPNPCSMKEFCSTLGQVLKRPSWLPIPGLLLKLGLGQFSDIILNSQKVKPAVALELGYNFRYPDLRSALEASVC